The following proteins are encoded in a genomic region of Sorangiineae bacterium MSr12523:
- a CDS encoding LysE/ArgO family amino acid transporter produces MIASAVAGFSSSFALIVAIGAQNAFVLKQGLRREHVLPVVAVCAASDALLIAAGIAGLGALVQAHPDVVTAVRWAGAAFLAGYAFLAAKRAWRPGELTAAQAGPSRLGATLLTCLAFTYLNPHVYIDTVLLLGAIANQQPHRWVFGAGAATASLVWFTALGLGARKLAPMLARRVVWRVIDAAIATMMLGISVTLVRA; encoded by the coding sequence ATGATCGCTTCCGCCGTCGCCGGTTTCAGCTCATCGTTCGCTCTCATCGTGGCCATTGGCGCGCAGAACGCGTTCGTACTCAAGCAAGGTCTGCGTCGTGAACACGTGCTGCCCGTCGTGGCGGTATGTGCCGCCTCCGATGCACTGCTGATCGCCGCCGGCATCGCAGGACTTGGAGCCCTCGTGCAGGCACACCCCGATGTCGTCACCGCCGTCCGGTGGGCGGGGGCCGCATTCCTCGCTGGCTACGCATTTCTGGCCGCCAAACGCGCCTGGCGCCCCGGCGAGCTCACCGCAGCACAGGCCGGCCCTTCCCGCCTTGGCGCTACTCTGCTGACGTGCCTCGCGTTCACCTACCTCAACCCCCACGTGTACATCGATACCGTGCTGTTGCTCGGGGCCATTGCGAACCAACAGCCGCACCGATGGGTCTTCGGTGCGGGGGCAGCCACGGCCAGCCTGGTCTGGTTCACGGCCCTCGGCCTGGGAGCTCGAAAGCTCGCCCCCATGCTCGCCCGCCGCGTAGTCTGGCGCGTGATCGACGCCGCGATTGCCACGATGATGCTCGGGATCTCCGTCACCCTCGTACGCGCCTAA